Part of the Ctenopharyngodon idella isolate HZGC_01 chromosome 8, HZGC01, whole genome shotgun sequence genome, CATAATACATAGCACAATACAgaatatacaccaatcaggcataacattatgaccgctgacaggtgaagtgagtaacacctgttagtgggtgggatatattaggcagcaagtgaacattttgtcctcaaagttgatgtgttagaagcaggaaaataggcaagcgtaaggatttgagcgagtttgacaagggccaaattgtgacgactgggtcagagcatctccaaaactgcagctcttgtggggtgttcccggtctgcagtggtcagtatctatcaaaagtgctccaaggaaggaacagtggtgaaccggcgacagggtcatgggcggccaagactcattgatgcacgtggggagcgaaggctggcctgtgtggtccgatccaacagacgagctactgaagctcaaattgctcaagaagttaatgctggttctgatagaaaggtgtcagaatacacagtgcatcacagtttgttgcgtatggagctgcatagacacagaccagtcagggtgaccatgctgacccctgtccaccgccgaaagagccaacagtgggcatgtgagcatcagaactggaccacggagcaatggaagaaggtggcctggtctgatgaatcacgttttcttttacatcatgtggatggccgggtgcgtgtgcgtcgcttacctggggaacacatgacaccaggatgcactatgggaagaaggaaagccggcggaggcagtgtgatgctttgggcaatgttcttctgggaaaccttgggtgctgccatccatgtggatgttactttgacacgtaccacctacgtAGACTGTGTCCTCTGCAGGCTACAGTTGTCAGCAGAATATGTGCCATCTTTGAGCCTGTCTCATTTTAGTACAGTAACCATTACATTCTAAAGtcatacactcaaaaaaatgattttttttgatgctgttcactttatttaaacaacttattttgattcaacaccattgtattaggtttctggtttaaatttaattgcttcatgttaaattgacttgaaacgattactttttgacttaacttgatgttttcatattaaaataacatgtttcaatcaagtaaactcaaccaggactcaatcaaacaggactttcacttcccatcatgctttgcaaaggggctgatctgggagagtaaatgttgaaataaagtgttatttttagcaacatgagaaaatggagagactttttaatgtttactgttctattatgttggtatttaaaagtttctgttatgttaatagttttggggttaccattgtggagAAGTGTAGAACATGTGCTTGATGGCAAAATGCAACAAGAATAGTATTCACATGTCTGTTTTCTTATGAATCCTCTAGGCTACATAAATAGGCTACAAACAAGGAACACCTGTGAACAATCAAGACAATGGCCCAATCACAAAACAGAACAGAGAAACCACATGAGTAAATCAACCaataggtgtgttcgacatcgGCTGCGGCAGATGCAACCAATCGGCGAGAGTAGCCGTGTGCAGttggggaggagctgaaaacggagacgtgaagtcggacactttctgcttcccgtACATTAAATACGTAATGATTtgttggcaaaaaaaaaaaaaaaaaaggaggttCAGGAAAAATCGGCAGCAGGATTCGCAATTTCCAATCACTAGCGTCCAAAAATGAGTGACAGCAACCAGTCGGATGATGATTGAATAACACAGCGTGTAAACAATCATATCGTTGCAGAgctcaaatcaaatcaaatcaccTTTATTGTCACTCTACCGATGTTaagtcggacactttctgcttcccgtAGTGACACTTGCGCtgtgtttgcatactttatcacaacTGAAGTGAAAAAGCAATATTTGACTAACACACCTATCTttcaaaaagacattttcattcaatactttgtgcttacagcgtctgtttttacaagaataaagttcaacataagcatatattatttaaataccaatcTAGTGGGGTCTAcgtttatcagttttattttgataaacatgagaCAATATAACATCGCGtctacatgaaaagagctttaactgttataaaaatacagatttgtgagtattagtggaactgaaggcgtgacaataaacacgaaacacacgtgatggttgtcatgcggtgaatccggccaatcgtGAAACAGCTGTGTTGTCATCAGAGCTCGTGCAGCCGCTCTTGAGATGCTGTGCAGAATGAACCAGCCCGCTGATCCCGAATCGCTCTCGCTGTACTTTGAAATCAATAGCGTCTGTGCTGTCTCAAGTCAGACAAAATTTCTAACCGCCAtacactgcttcaagtcagctgCCGATCGGTCTGTACAGCACTGcatgaagtcgaacaagcctaatgaCAGTAGGCTTGCTcaagatgcatcggcgctgcgcagaacgatcggcgtatgacatcaatgTACCACGAGAGCGTTTGGAGAGCAAAcaactccttatgcttttgaatcgctatactttgatgtcatacgctgaTTGGTCTGTGCAGTGCCaatgcatctcaaacaagcctgacacattaggcttgttcgagatgaacTACACTTGCCTGTCACTGGCTGGTGAGATCTGCCGGTTGCAGGCGGGGGAGAACTACAGAGATGGCCATCAGGTCAGACACTTCGTGCTTTCCGTAGTGTGCTGAACCAATGTCATTCATGGCAGACCATGCGATTTTTGCGTTCATTGTAGCCGAAGAAGTGGATGCGTTTGAAATAAGAATATATACTGTACTAGATAGCGTATccttaatttttgttaatgttttgtgtgttttgtttgaatATCAGATATTCAGTATCAGGATTGGTTAAATACAGgaacttgtttaaaaaaaacacgcaACACACGTCGTCAACTGTCGTCACAGAATCTGACCAATGAGAATAAAGTATGTCGTCATCAAGGATTTCACAGCTGATTTTGAGAAACTGCAGCGCCTGACCTAGGCGGCTGGTCTCATTTTGCTCTCACGGTACTTTGATGGCACATGTGATCGTAAGGCGGCTGCAGCGCCGATCAAAGTCGGACACATTTTCTAACCAGAATACATTGCTTTTGTCAGGCGGCAGCTGATCGTTGCGGCACCAcatgaagtcgaacaagcctattcaCAAGGGGAGCACATGGCAAAGGAAAAGACATGAACACAATTAAAACCCAAAACCAACAGTGACACTTGGTATCAAAATATGTCTGTTTGCATCTCTGCAGACATGAGATAATGCAAGATCTGCAGTATTCTCTTAAAGGTCTTAATCAAAACAACACCTTCTGTATCTATTTTCATCTATCTTTGACATTTGACCAGTCACTCTGACCTAGGCGTTACACCAACTATGACATAATGGATAAATctgtttgacctttttttttttattagaccaaaacatacatttaaaaggGTGCATGTTTCCTGCATATTTATTCATTGCTCTTATTTTGCTTTTcacttctgcttcttcttctgctcCGTCTCTTCTACCTCTCATTCTGCGAATATCTTACTTCTTTTGCTCTTTCTCTATACTCTGATCTTCACAATCTGTTAGATACAATACTCTGGAACTATTGTTTACGTAATTCatttgtttgtctctataattttacatttaaatttattattttttttgtgatcaactttttttatttattcatttttttttcatataagaataaatttattattccttattcaaatttgatctcTGGCATAATCATTGCTGGTCTGCCTGGATCTCATTGCATGACTAGCACATGTGCTAGAGATGTTCTTTTTCATTGTAGGCAGAATTATACAAGCAATGGCTCTTTTCTTGGTTTGTATACCAGtttaataaacatgaatgagtATCAGTTTAAAGATTTACAATTTACAAAGTATTAGCTTTTAAAGTGAAACATGTCATAATCTCTATGGTAAGAAAAAACCATATATTTCTCAGTATCCATATTAAGTGTATGAAGTGGATATGGATGGGGGGGAGGGTTGATGTAGTCTCTATTCTGGAATTGGATTCTGCAGTGATTCCAAGGTTGTTAGGACTTTTGTTAGGACAATCCGATTCTCTTTATACAGCCACCAACAACTGAAAGCACAGTGAAGGAAAGCATTAGCTACTTTTCAGCTTGAGCAAGCACAAAGAATATTTTGCAATGCTTTCTCACAGTCAAACCACAGAAGAccgaaatattattaaataacaatttaaatCTAATATTATGTCAGTGAAGTTTCTCATCATGTACATGAGCTgattaactgtgtgtgtatatgatttACTACACTTACCCATACTGACTGCTTCATTGAAATCATTTCCTGTTCCCTTTTAAcaaaaaaaccccccaaaaaaaacatacattgttattttaaacataaaagaaatttgttttatttgtttctctttaatgtgaaaaaagacataaaattgAATTATACCTGTATTCCTGCATGAACAGAAGGAAGACAAAATAGTAATTTAATCATTAGTATATTCCTCACTGCATCACcatctttttttctcattgtagcaaatatatagtgtatatgagTAATTGTCAAAAAGTATTCCAGCTCcttgactgtatatatttttttttaatctgtctgAGTTTGCATAGAAAAAACAATTATATGAAAAACAACTATATATCTCATACTACAAAAACATTCTGAACAAATTGAATAAAGCTTACCTGTACCAGATCGTTTCTTCTTTCGAATATGTACAATTGTAAAAACACTTACTactgcaattattattattattaaagtaacTATAACACTAGCAATGTGTGCAGTAGTGGTGTTTCCACATTCACTGTCAGATGATTGTGTTCCTGGAGATGTTTCAGTAAGTCCCAGTGCTTCACATCTGTGAATAATATCCAGGATGAGATGAAAAATGATGACCAACAGCACACACCAACAGTATAAGTGAACACTTACTGTGTGTGAGGTAAACAGGATGAAAAAGAGCCGTTTGAATATGTGTCGACTTCACAATCTGCACATACTGTATCTGTGGAGGGAGTTCCTGTAAAGACAATGACATATAGTTACAGaaaagatattgttaaaaaaaaaaaaaaaaacctctgttTCCTAAACTGTAACTAATGCAGCACAGATAACAATAAAcagcatatttatataattttatcatttaccTGCTTGTTTGATATATTGTCCAGGGCTGCATTCAGAGTGTTTCACAGCGTTTCTACAgctatctttatttttttcaatgcaGTAGAATTGTTCCAGTGGCTCACAAACAGTATCTGACGACCGAGTACAGGCTTTTTTCACTCTTATCCCTCGGCCTAAGATAGAAATGAGTCAACAGGAACCATTTTACACAAGTTACTGTTAGGAACAACAACCACAGAGCAACTAGCATCTCTTCAGATGCTAAATCACCTGCATTAAAAGATCAAACAGattcaaatgaataaaatcttAATTTCCAGATGAACATCCTGTATTTAAAGGGGGAAACACTCACTAGCATCACACACAGTACAGACAAAGCATTTTGATAAGCCGTTGGGTTCATCAATGTAAGTGAATTCAGGGCATGGAGCACAAGTTGTGCTGGTATCTTCTGTGCAGTGCCACAAAACATGATTTCCTAAAAAGCAGCGCATAAAAGTTATTTAATTTCAACAGAAACCACTTTAGCAATGTGATGCAAAATGCACTGTCATGATatactgactttataatttaatttttttcccctctaacaaaaacaaatgcttttatgcagaaaaatatatattcattaatgcagaataaagcagattatcatcactgaagtaatatatttaacaaacctgaaaaataaaaaacatcaaaatttagGAACTTTGAAATTATacaaattttgttaaatatgtaaACTATATGGTATAACTTTTCTTACCAGCAGCACACATTGGGCAGCATCTCCCACCTATCTCATATTCAGCATCAGCACATCGACACCAGCAAAAATCATAGTGAAGTGCAACAATAACAGTAAAGAGAACAATAATCTTTAAAGTGATCATGTCACAGCTAATATGAGCAGTGAGGAAACACTTCCTCAGCTTGCTGTGCCATTAGTTGAATCATCTGACGGATGCCTTTACAGCAGATAACAGAATAGTGGATTTTGTTGAAAACTGAGAGACAAGAAGACAGTAGTTCAAAAATCAGATCTTGTGCAGGTTGTGTTTCCACAAGCATCTTGCAGATATTTCCATTCTTTgtcaaacaaactgaaaaaagaaagagaaagaagaaaagaatCAGCTCACGTTGAACTTTTTTTGGGTTATTCTTCAAATAAAACGGCACTTTTGTCTTAAGAATATTAAGGAAATAAATCTCTGAAAACACGTTTCACATTCTCATTAGTTTACTTAATTGTCTGCTGTGAACCTGCATCAATGTTGCGAAttagctcaaaggggaaatattaataattattcataactcattatgattattaagtATGAATATTTGATTCAGTTAATtcgattaacttgatgtagctacattaaaattacaatcagtcaatcagttcattctgtgaacactcagtattgattattaattaattcttaGAGAAGGGTATCtttcatggccacagaaaaataattctttctcTGCATTTACAGCTCTTAGTGTTACAATATGCACGGGCCGGAGACAGAAGATCACAGATAAGGTGGTTTATTTGAACACAAGCAGAGGTACAGGTAACAACAGGTGAGTAGCAGATGCAGTGGTAGTGATAGATAAATGATAGACTGATAATACTGTCCTTTGTGGATTGCAGGATGGATGCTGGATGATAGCGGTGGCAACGTGGAGACGAGGAAGACTGATGACACTCACACACGGACTGGAGACACAGGAGGTAACTCGGAGACACAGGATACAGGTAAGTAGTACTGGGAGTCCTTGAGGAAAGCAAGAGGTAAGTTCCTTATtgcgaacgagaccggacaatgagTGTCTCTGTGTGACACTCTGTGTGAGTGTCTTATATGCTGGTACTGATTGGTgagctgatgaggtgcaggtgtgcgtgatcagtactcaggagatggagtgcgctgtgactggtgggtgttggagcctggcgtgtctgtgacagaagGGTGGTGAGGTTTGAGAAGAGATACATGGAATGTGGGGTGAATACGATACTCAGGTGGAAGTTGTAGTTTGTAGGTGACCGGGTTGATCTGCTCCAGAATGGTGAATGGGCCAATGAACCTGGGACTCTGCTTACGGCACGGTAGGCGCAGTCGGATGTCTCTGGtggacagccagaccttctgtccaGGTTGGTAGGCAGGAGCTTCGGAGCGATGAAGGTCTGCTGTCATCCTGCGCCTCCTGAGAGCACGTTGCAGTTGATGgtgtgctgagtcccagaccctctcgctctctcggaaccagtaaTCCACAGATGGTACGTCTGAGGGTTCCCCtgaccaggggaacagtgggggttggtaCCCGAGTACGCACTGGAATGGTGTAAGTCCGGTAGATGGTTGGCGTAGGGAGTTCTGTAcgtactcggcccaacccaggtactggttccaagagtcctggtggccatGACAGAAGGTACGTAGGAAGCGGCCGATCTCTTGGATCTTCCGCTCTGTCTGCCCGTTCGATTGTGGATGGTATCCAGATGACAGgctgacggtcacacctaggagcgaGAAGAATGCTTTCCACACTCGAGAGATGAACTGGGGTCCTCTATCCAACACGATGTCCTCCGGGATTCCGAAATATCGGAATATGTGATTGAACATGAGTTCAGCggtttccatggcagtgggaAGTCCTTTCAAAGGAATCAGACGACAGGATTTGGAAAATCTGTCTACAACCACAAGTATACAGGTACAGTCATTAGACCCGGCGGAgtgttggtggaggcattggaggagggcAAGGTCTCGGTAGACCAGGTGATGGGGCTGACGATGATCTCTACTGGGAGTATGGGTTCAGGTTCCTCGGTATTCTCTTCTGGAGTGTGAAGCCTTGACAGTGCGTCAGCCTTGACGTTACGGGATCCAGGACGGTAGGAGATAGTAAAGTTAAAGCATGTGAAGAACAAAGCCCAGCGGGCTTGTCTGGGATTGAGTCTTTTAGCTGCTCGGAGATACTCAAGGTTTTTATGATCTGTTAAGACCAGGAAGGGATGTCTGGCTCCCTccagccaatgcctccactcctcGAGGGCCAACTTGACAGCAAGAAGTTCTCGGTTACCGATGTCGTAGTTCACCTCCACCGGGTTGAGCTTGTGGGAGAAGAAGGTGCATGGATGGAGGCGGCTAGGgttcccctgctgctgtgaGAGGACCGCTCCTACTCTTGTGGTGGATGCGTCCACCTCCACGATGAAGGGTTTGTCCGGGTCTGGATGGACCAGGAGAGGAGCGGTGGTGAAGACTTCTTTGAGGGTGTTGAATGCTTCTGTGGCGgctggagtccaggacagagacttgggcttgttACGGAGGAGGCTTGTGAGCGGGCTGGTGATGGAGCTGTAACTTTGGATGAACCGtctgtagaagttggcaaagCCGAGGAAATGTTGGAGTTCCTTAACAGTAGTGGGTGTGGGCCAGTTCCTGATGGCTTCcaccttcccctcgtccatccggatgccactgctGTCGATGTTATACCCAAGGAACTTCACTGAGGATTGATGGAAGGAGCATTTTTCGGCTTTGAAGAATAGCTGGAATTCTCTCAGGCGtttcaggacctccgcaacgttacggcgatgttcggccatgcTCCGGGAGTAAATCAGGATATCGTCTATATAGACCAGAACGAACTTGTGGAGAAACTCTCGGAGCACCTTGTGAATgaagtcctggaatacggagggggcgttgaccaggccatatGGCATTACAAGGTATTCGTAGTGTCCAGTGGACGTgacgaaggcggtcttccactcgtccccctcacgtattccGGATGAGGTTATACgtgctgcggaggtccaacttggtgaagacagtggcaccacggagatgttccagggccgctgggacgagaggaagggggtacCTGAACTTGACAGTGATGGAGTTTAATGCCCGATAGTCTATACAAGGCCGCAAGCCTCTGTCCTTTTTCGCCACGAAGAAGAAGCTGGATGCAG contains:
- the LOC127517907 gene encoding tumor necrosis factor receptor superfamily member 14 is translated as MITLKIIVLFTVIVALHYDFCWCRCADAEYEIGGRCCPMCAAGNHVLWHCTEDTSTTCAPCPEFTYIDEPNGLSKCFVCTVCDASRGIRVKKACTRSSDTVCEPLEQFYCIEKNKDSCRNAVKHSECSPGQYIKQAGTPSTDTVCADCEVDTYSNGSFSSCLPHTQCEALGLTETSPGTQSSDSECGNTTTAHIASVIVTLIIIIIAVVSVFTIVHIRKKKRSGTGIQGTGNDFNEAVSMVVGGCIKRIGLS